One region of Oryza glaberrima chromosome 7, OglaRS2, whole genome shotgun sequence genomic DNA includes:
- the LOC127779056 gene encoding aquaporin PIP2-5, with protein MGKEADVEAGGVRDYEDPPPAPLVDIDELGRWSLYRAVIAEFVATLLFLYVTVATVIGYKHQTDASASGADAACGGVGVLGIAWAFGGMIFILVYCTAGISGGHINPAVTFGLFLARKVSLVRAILYIVAQCLGAVCGVALVKGFQSSFYDRYGGGANELAAGYSKGTGLAAEIIGTFVLVYTVFSATDPKRNARDSHVPVLAPLPIGFAVFMVHLATIPVTGTGINPARSLGAAVVYNNSKAWSDQWIFWVGPFIGAAIAALYHQIVLRASARGYGSFRSNA; from the exons ATGGGCAAAGAGGCCGAcgtcgaggccggcggcgtCCGGGACTACGAggacccgccgccggcgccgctcgtcGACATCGACGAGCTCGGGAGGTGGTCGCTGTACCGCGCCGTCATCGCCGAGTTCGTGGCCACGCTGCTGTTCCTGTACGTCACGGTGGCCACGGTGATCGGGTACAAGCACCAGACGGACGCGTCGGCgtccggcgccgacgcggcgtgcggcggcgtgggcgtccTCGGCATCGCGTGGGCGTTCGGCGGTATGATCTTCATCCTGGTGTACTGCACCGCCGGCATCTCCGGCGGGCACATCAACCCGGCGGTGACGTTCGGCCTCTTCCTGGCGCGCAAGGTGTCCCTGGTCCGCGCCATCCTCTACATCGTGGCGCAGTGCCTCGGCGCCGTCTGCGGCGTCGCGCTCGTCAAGGGGTTCCAGAGCTCGTTCTACGACaggtacggcggcggcgccaacgagctcgccgccggctactCCAAGGgcaccggcctcgccgccgagaTCATCGGCACCTTCGTGCTCGTGTACACCGTCTTCTCCGCCACCGACCCCAAGCGCAACGCCCGCGACTCCCATGTCCCG GTGTTGGCGCCGCTGCCGATCGGGTTCGCCGTGTTCATGGTGCACCTGGCGACCATCCCCGTCACCGGCACCGGCATCAACCCGGCGAGgagcctcggcgccgccgtcgtctacAACAACAGCAAGGCATGGAGTGATCAG TGGATCTTCTGGGTTGGGCCGTTCATCGGGGCGGCGATCGCAGCGCTGTACCACCAGATCGTCCTTCGTGCCAGCGCCAGGGGGTACGGCTCCTTCCGGAGCAATGCTTAA